A stretch of the Musa acuminata AAA Group cultivar baxijiao chromosome BXJ2-7, Cavendish_Baxijiao_AAA, whole genome shotgun sequence genome encodes the following:
- the LOC135616368 gene encoding NAC domain-containing protein 104-like, translating to MEPIDLVPSGYRFLPTAEELLVDYLANCVAGAPLPGRAVAFADVYGTEPWNLLGSDRQEGYFFAERKPKNSGGSRVDRKMYSTDDDFFASLEQIHASLMSDDTIPASVMFGTNTDSTTVAAASSSSSIDIVECEQTEIIDDNDDFLQRIEALMKSDDTPIDSTMTWWLDP from the exons ATGGAGCCCATCGACCTCGTACCGAGCGgctacaggttccttcccacggcggaggaactcttggttgactacctcgccaactgcgtcgccggcgcacccctccctggccgcgctgtcgccttcgcggacgtctacggcaccgagccgtggaatcttctagGCAGCGATCGccaggagggctatttctttgcggagcgcaagcccaagaacagcggcggctcgcgcgtcgatcgaaag ATGTACAGCACCGACGATGACTTCTTCGCGAGCCTGGAACAGATCCATGCCTccttgatgtccgatgacacgatTCCAGCCTCGGTGATGTTTGGCACCAACACTGATTCAACCACGGTCGCAGCGGCTTCGTCGTCATCATCGATCGACATTGTTGAGTGTGAGCAGACGGAGATCATAGATGATAATGACGACTTCCTGCAAAGGATTGAAGCACTCATGAAGTCCGATGACACCCCTATTGATTCGACTATGACCTGGTGGTTGGATCCGTAG